One window of Cohnella hashimotonis genomic DNA carries:
- a CDS encoding class I SAM-dependent methyltransferase, which translates to MDKNAAHRTNMIGGDEVDAISVEWDKRVVHETNSLFWDTTGNDILGAIALPFYGAFVSEERRRLFGDVSGKKVLEIGCGSGQSLQYLGERQASELWGIDLSENQIEKTRQQLTEHGLSATLICSPMEEECGLPENYFDFVYSIYALGWTTDLEGTFRRIASYLKKDGVFIFSWSHPIHKCVAAENDKLVFKKCYFDESWYSVSLGENTLALSDRTLSTYVNALAKAGFVIEQMIEESDDELVQANGSDFAKKAKMLPVTFVVKARKP; encoded by the coding sequence ATGGACAAAAATGCTGCACATAGAACAAACATGATAGGCGGAGACGAGGTTGATGCCATATCGGTCGAATGGGATAAGCGTGTTGTTCACGAGACCAATAGCTTATTTTGGGATACGACAGGAAACGATATTTTGGGAGCAATCGCGCTTCCATTTTACGGAGCATTTGTTTCAGAAGAAAGGCGCCGGCTATTTGGAGATGTCTCGGGAAAAAAAGTGCTGGAAATAGGCTGTGGCAGCGGCCAATCCTTGCAATACCTGGGGGAACGCCAAGCCTCTGAATTGTGGGGGATCGATCTCTCGGAAAATCAAATCGAAAAGACAAGGCAACAATTGACGGAACACGGTCTCTCAGCGACATTAATCTGTTCCCCCATGGAAGAAGAATGCGGCTTGCCAGAGAATTACTTTGACTTTGTCTATTCGATTTATGCCCTTGGTTGGACAACTGACCTTGAGGGCACATTTCGTAGGATCGCATCTTATCTAAAAAAAGACGGCGTATTTATTTTCAGCTGGTCTCACCCGATACACAAATGCGTTGCTGCAGAAAACGATAAGCTTGTTTTTAAAAAATGTTATTTCGATGAATCCTGGTATTCGGTCTCTCTCGGCGAAAATACGCTTGCATTATCGGATCGTACACTATCCACCTATGTGAATGCTTTAGCAAAAGCCGGCTTCGTCATAGAACAAATGATTGAGGAATCTGATGATGAACTGGTGCAGGCAAACGGCAGCGATTTTGCAAAAAAGGCAAAAATGCTCCCAGTGACTTTTGTAGTTAAGGCGCGCAAACCATAG
- a CDS encoding DoxX family protein encodes MIIERELNMQKSTRTADRSGAHRWTSRALGGIAILFMLFDGIGKLVGPVPVVEATRELGFAESHLAIMGILSLLATLLYIVPRTAFLGALLLTAYLGGAVAAQVRIDAPLFSNTLFPVYVAVLVWGALWLRDERLRKLLSGGA; translated from the coding sequence ATGATAATCGAACGGGAATTGAACATGCAGAAAAGCACGCGGACGGCGGACCGATCGGGCGCGCACCGCTGGACGTCGAGGGCGCTGGGCGGTATCGCGATTTTGTTCATGTTATTTGACGGGATCGGCAAGCTCGTCGGACCGGTGCCGGTCGTCGAGGCTACGCGTGAGCTCGGATTCGCCGAGAGCCACCTGGCGATCATGGGCATCCTCAGCTTGCTGGCGACGCTGCTGTACATCGTGCCGCGCACTGCCTTCCTTGGTGCGCTGCTGTTGACGGCGTACCTGGGCGGCGCAGTAGCCGCGCAAGTAAGGATCGACGCACCGCTTTTCTCGAACACGCTGTTTCCCGTCTATGTAGCCGTCCTCGTCTGGGGCGCGCTCTGGCTGCGGGACGAGCGTCTGCGGAAGCTGCTTAGCGGCGGCGCATGA
- a CDS encoding VOC family protein, with amino-acid sequence MKAQLNAYIQSEDAREQAGFYAKAFGGQIVSVMTHGQLPDAPADMQNKVMHLVLEVAGGNVLFLSDTFASASGGRAVSLALNFADEEEAREAFENLAGGGTVKFPFALQPWGAYHGEVEDKYGIHWQIVKQ; translated from the coding sequence ATGAAGGCACAACTGAATGCTTATATTCAATCGGAGGATGCAAGGGAACAGGCGGGGTTCTATGCGAAGGCGTTCGGCGGGCAAATTGTGTCCGTCATGACGCACGGGCAGCTGCCGGACGCGCCGGCCGACATGCAAAACAAGGTGATGCATCTCGTACTCGAGGTGGCGGGCGGTAACGTGCTATTCCTGTCCGATACCTTCGCGTCGGCCAGCGGCGGGCGTGCCGTCTCCCTGGCGCTTAACTTCGCGGATGAAGAGGAGGCGCGCGAAGCATTCGAAAACCTGGCCGGCGGCGGAACGGTCAAGTTCCCGTTTGCACTGCAGCCTTGGGGCGCCTATCACGGCGAGGTCGAAGACAAGTACGGCATTCATTGGCAGATCGTGAAGCAGTAA